The genome window ggcccccatccccaccccgtcTGAAAGTAGTCTGTAAGCAGTAAAATATGAACCACACCAAAATCGTTGAAGCAGTCCCTGGTGGGTGTAGGTGAGGTCATTTCCAGTCTCTCGCTGATACAAAAGGCAGCAAACATCCCTGAGCTTGCGTCTTCGCTCTCCTGGTTAGGATGAGTTCCTGAAGCAGGTTTCCTGGGTCCAAGGGATGTGATTTGCAGTTTCTGTAGCAAACATTCACCTGCTACTGATTCGCACTCATACCCGCAGGCATGTCTGTCACAGACACGCACGCGCAGCCATGTGGAAGCAAACTTGACGCCTGCCATTCTTGGGTACACTCTACTCTGAGTTTAACCCAGTCCCACCTGTATGAGACTGAGCACTTCGCAAACCTACACAAGCTGTTCTTACCTCCTTTGCCTCAAAAGCTCTTGCAACTCCTTAGCATCAGGCCCCACGTTAAATGCTCAATGCAGCTTCTGTCCTCAGAAGCCCATGTGGGAGGGACTCTGTTTGGCCCCCTTTGACAGGACAGGATGGAGGCTCACTTCCCGGGGGTGATGGATTAGGCCGGGGAAGTCACcggggcctgctgctgcccctgGCTCAGCAGGCCTTACCCTCCCCTCCAGCTCTGATGCCCTTCAACCCCAGGATAGGGCTCGGGCCCCGGTGAGGGGCTGTTTGGCCTTCGAGCCTGGAGTCCCTGCAGGGGAGCTTCCTGCCCCTGGTGTCCCAGCTCTTGGCTGTCCCCAGGCCTCTCCCTTTTCCTGTTTTGATGCTGGCTCAGCCAGGCCCGGAGACAGGGGCCTGATGTCTTGATCCTCCAGGCGGGAGCCGTGATGGATTCCCCGTCAGCTCACCCACCTGCCAACCCGCCTCTTCCCTGCACACATAGCTGCTCCACCTGGCACACTACACAGGGGCCACTGAGCCCCAGCACCCTGCCTGAGTGCAGAGGGTCCCACCAGGGGACCCACGGAGTCCCTGGCCTCTCCCTCCAGACAGCAGGTCGAATAGGGACCCCGGTCACCTGCCCTGGGCTTGGCCCTGGCTGCCGCCACACTCATAAATCAGGGGGCGGAGGGGGTGTCAGAGATCAGTATGTGGAATGTCTGGATAGGGTGTGTGGGGGGTGTGCACCCTTAACTCTTCGAAGGATGCCGTGTGGGACAGAAAGGGCTGGACCGCCTAGGCCCGAGGTGTGCGACATGGGGGCCTTTGTGCCTGAGTAGCAGCCGGCAGTGAAGAGGTTATCTCCCCTGCTCAGGCAGGGGATAAATTGAGGGTGCAGGGcacccccaccctgaggaccTGCCCATCACCATGGCCACAGGAAGAGTCCTGCTAGGCTCTCTGCTGCTCCTGATCCCGCAGCTGGACCCTGGGGGGAACCCTGGAACCTGGGGTGCTCTGGTGGAGGATGGGGGGCTCCTGTCCCATCCAGTGGGCGACAGAGGAACCCAGAGGCCACAGCTGGGTAAGGACCCCCAGAACCCCATGTGCCCTCCAACTCCTGCCTGGATGCTGCCTGCTGTCAGCTGCCCCTTGTCCTGCAGGCACTCGCTTGCACAGGGCCCCGGCCAGCCCGTGCCAGCTGTGGAGCCTGTCCCTGCCTGTGGCCGAGCTGGGCCTGGGCTACACATCGGAGGAGACCGTCATCTTCCGCTACTGCGCCGGCAGCTGTCCCCACGGCGCCCGCACCCAGCACGGCTTGACGCTGGCCTGGCTGCGGAGCCAGGGCCGAGCCCACGGTGGGCCCTGCTGCCGACCCACCCGCTACGCTGACGTGGCCTTCCTGGACGACCACCACCGCTGGCAGCGGCTGCCCCAGCTCTCAGCGGCAGCCTGTGGCTGCGGCGGCTGAGCGTGCCCGGCCCGGGGCCCTGCAGCCGCTGGAGGAGCTCTGCTGACTTACTTTACTGGAGACTTAGATGCCAAGAAAACGAAAGGGTGAGGTGGGCTGGGGCCACCAACAAGGAGCTCAATAAAGGAAACTGCTCCCTCCACCTCATGCTGTGTGTTCAGCCCGGGATGCTCCCGGTGGGTAGCCAGGTGAGGTCCTGGGCTTCCCTGCAGGTCCCAGCCCCTGCAAATAGCTAGTGCCAGGAAGGCCAGCTTGTCCATCCTCTAACTTTATTCTCAAACACAGTGTCTTGAGAAGCTGGGAGAAGGGCCCAGGGGTCAGCAGGCTGGGGGCGGCTGCCTGGGCTCTGCTGGCCCCATCCTCTCAGGAAGGGAGCGGCAGATCACGGAGATGCGTCGGCCCCGGGGAACCCGACGCTCCCCGAAAAAGGACTCTTCATCTCGAAGGATCTCGTGGGAGAAGTCATAGCGGGCTGAGCCTCTGCAAGAGAAAATAGGCTGTGGTGGGTGGGGTGAGGGC of Vicugna pacos chromosome 22, VicPac4, whole genome shotgun sequence contains these proteins:
- the PSPN gene encoding persephin, translated to MATGRVLLGSLLLLIPQLDPGGNPGTWGALVEDGGLLSHPVGDRGTQRPQLGTRLHRAPASPCQLWSLSLPVAELGLGYTSEETVIFRYCAGSCPHGARTQHGLTLAWLRSQGRAHGGPCCRPTRYADVAFLDDHHRWQRLPQLSAAACGCGG